The segment ATGTAAAAAAAGTATATGATACATTGAACGTACCTTACTATGTAGCAAGGGGTAACCACGACAGAGTAAGTCCGGAAACCTGGTTGCAGATTTGGAAACAGCCTGAAGATTTTGCATTTGTTTCGAAAGAAAAACATGGCATCATTCTGCTCAACTGTTCAAACGAAGCAGGTAAATATCTCTGTGCAAATGTTGAATACGCAAAATTAAAACTGGAAGAGTTTAAAAATTTGCCGCAGGTGTTTCTATTTGTACATATCTCACAAAACACCTGGACACAACATGGTGTTTCCTGTTCTGAATTGATGGATACGATCGCTGAATATCCAAATGTAAAAGCAACTTTTCACGGCCACGATCATGATGTAGATGGCATCATGCTTTACAAGAAAAAACCTTTCTTGTGGTCGGGTCATTTTGGAGGGAACTGGGGTAATCCCTTCCCTTCGTACCGTGTGTGTGAAGTTTCAGAAGATGGAAAGACCGTTGTTACTTATCTCAAAACAGTAAAGGATGGCACTGTTTTAAACAGGCATAACTTATGATTGATTGATCAACATCACTGTATTTCTTAACCAACAAACAGTGTTGGCTTTGCTGCTTTCAATTTCTTCAATCGTTCTTCGGTTGCTTTGATCCTGTTCTTATTAAAACAAAGCCGTGCTTTTCCAACCGGAGAAACAGCATTGATACCGGCCAGCCCCTGTATCATCCATTTCGTATTTTGTTTATCTCTCTGATGCCAGTTGTCTTTCCAGATCTTTCCTGCAGGAAAAATATACCAATCTGCAGATTTAATGAGATGATAACTATGTGGATAAGCGGTTACAGCAGCAGCCCAATCGTAAAGTGTTTGTAATTGTTTGGATGTTGCCGGATCAATTACATAAAAAGTAATCCTGTCGTCTTCTTTCACCTGCAGTAATGCACAAACATGATAGTTCCATAACTGTTTCAATCCGCCAATATGATTGCGGAGGAAAGCACCACTGAACACCCAGCCTTTGTAATTTGGAATTTTCCAGGCATCTAATAACACACAAACAGCATCTGCCCTTGCTTCGCAATTGTTATGTACATCGTGCCATTTAAAGAGAGAATGGTTCTGAAAAAAAGTAAACAATTTCTCCGCTTCTTCTTTTGTTACGGACGCATCTGGATGTGTTGTATCAGATAAGAGATAATCAAAAAGTGTAGGAACCAAAACTTCATCCATTACAATGAAGGTAAAGTATTTGAGTGGAGATATCTAAGGCATGCTA is part of the Lacibacter sediminis genome and harbors:
- a CDS encoding metallophosphoesterase family protein encodes the protein MGKEEHVDFVVFNGDLIHDKPELMPDVKKVYDTLNVPYYVARGNHDRVSPETWLQIWKQPEDFAFVSKEKHGIILLNCSNEAGKYLCANVEYAKLKLEEFKNLPQVFLFVHISQNTWTQHGVSCSELMDTIAEYPNVKATFHGHDHDVDGIMLYKKKPFLWSGHFGGNWGNPFPSYRVCEVSEDGKTVVTYLKTVKDGTVLNRHNL
- a CDS encoding protein-glutamine glutaminase family protein — its product is MDEVLVPTLFDYLLSDTTHPDASVTKEEAEKLFTFFQNHSLFKWHDVHNNCEARADAVCVLLDAWKIPNYKGWVFSGAFLRNHIGGLKQLWNYHVCALLQVKEDDRITFYVIDPATSKQLQTLYDWAAAVTAYPHSYHLIKSADWYIFPAGKIWKDNWHQRDKQNTKWMIQGLAGINAVSPVGKARLCFNKNRIKATEERLKKLKAAKPTLFVG